The following are encoded together in the Pleurocapsa sp. FMAR1 genome:
- a CDS encoding DUF4230 domain-containing protein, whose product MKASKSYPFWQRVIFWSAGGINLAILLILLSIWRTGDRALNFMGNMFKFQPVQPRIESSSTVVQQIRNIQELTTTVQTMETIMPATAERKLGQIPLATTRLLYIARGEIRAGVDLSKLTDSNIKISDNIIEIDLPPAKILDSKIDVNNSRVYDYDRGFLNLGPDVAPQLQTLAQRETLTEIVDTACNEGILNTANERAKTSITQLLNSTTNSYQKVKINTTPPDSCGTLK is encoded by the coding sequence ATGAAAGCATCTAAATCCTACCCATTTTGGCAGCGTGTAATATTTTGGAGTGCTGGCGGTATTAATCTAGCCATTTTACTTATTTTATTGAGTATTTGGCGTACAGGCGATCGCGCCTTAAATTTCATGGGCAATATGTTTAAATTTCAGCCAGTTCAACCCAGGATTGAAAGCTCAAGTACAGTTGTGCAGCAGATTAGAAATATTCAAGAGTTAACCACCACTGTACAAACAATGGAAACTATTATGCCAGCCACCGCCGAGCGCAAATTAGGACAGATCCCCTTAGCGACAACCCGCTTATTGTATATCGCCAGAGGAGAAATTAGAGCGGGAGTTGATTTGAGCAAGCTTACGGATAGCAATATTAAAATCAGCGATAATATTATTGAAATTGATTTACCGCCAGCCAAAATATTAGATAGCAAAATCGACGTAAACAACTCTCGCGTCTATGATTATGATCGCGGATTTCTTAATTTAGGTCCCGATGTTGCCCCGCAGCTACAAACGCTGGCGCAAAGAGAAACCCTGACAGAAATTGTTGACACTGCCTGTAATGAAGGGATTTTAAATACGGCTAATGAGCGAGCAAAAACTAGCATTACTCAACTCTTAAACAGTACTACTAATAGTTATCAAAAAGTAAAGATAAATACAACCCCGCCTGATTCTTGTGGAACACTTAAGTAA
- a CDS encoding 2-phosphosulfolactate phosphatase family protein has translation MKLFVYHTPESTPTDLLPDCAVVIDVLRATTTIATALDAGAEAVQAFSNIEELKRQSNSWSADKRLLAGERGGEMVKGFDMGNSPLACTPKVVKNKRLFLTTTNGTRALQRVEQVPQVITAAQINRQAAVNYLLETQPETVWMVGSGWQGDYSVEDTACAGAIAQSILQQSDVSKLKLFGNDEVIGAIALYAQWQDNLLNLFRLCSHGQRLLKLDGDEDLRYCSQTDILDVLPIQKEPGVLVKR, from the coding sequence GTGAAATTATTTGTTTATCATACTCCTGAAAGTACTCCTACCGACCTATTGCCAGACTGTGCCGTAGTTATTGACGTTTTACGAGCAACCACTACAATTGCCACTGCTCTTGATGCAGGTGCAGAGGCTGTCCAAGCATTTAGTAACATAGAAGAATTGAAGCGTCAATCTAATTCATGGTCAGCAGATAAGCGTTTACTAGCGGGTGAGCGTGGGGGGGAAATGGTAAAAGGCTTTGATATGGGCAATTCTCCTCTTGCCTGCACTCCTAAAGTGGTAAAAAATAAACGATTATTTCTCACCACTACCAACGGCACTCGTGCTTTGCAAAGGGTGGAACAAGTTCCCCAAGTGATTACCGCAGCCCAAATTAATCGTCAAGCAGCAGTTAATTATTTACTCGAAACTCAACCAGAAACAGTGTGGATGGTAGGTTCAGGCTGGCAGGGAGATTATTCTGTAGAAGATACAGCCTGCGCTGGAGCGATCGCTCAGTCGATTTTACAGCAAAGTGATGTATCTAAGCTTAAGCTATTTGGTAATGATGAAGTGATTGGCGCGATCGCACTTTACGCGCAATGGCAAGATAATCTGTTAAATCTTTTCCGTCTATGCAGTCATGGGCAGCGTCTTCTCAAGCTTGATGGAGACGAAGATCTTAGGTACTGTTCGCAAACCGATATTTTGGATGTTTTGCCAATTCAGAAAGAGCCAGGGGTTTTGGTTAAGCGTTAA